The Euphorbia lathyris chromosome 2, ddEupLath1.1, whole genome shotgun sequence genome includes a window with the following:
- the LOC136218207 gene encoding light-inducible protein CPRF2-like isoform X1, translating into MNSIFSVDDISDLLWQGPMPSPAMTRSPSEWELEKFLEEFPAPASSSATDNPVSRPSLVSQSSTSSKPRNVDDDVVEIGKPEIPPLPLCNRLQQPLDRAPLDSTDSDEYRAFLKSQLHLACAAAAKSRDSSVKPEVISSVAEDQRIATKNCQLESQVSGDGPRGPEVSKSQSEVDGGSVSIPALSPMLRIQEVSVRQTTSGSSREDSDDDDLEGDTETNEQLGPSDEKRARRMQSNRESARRSRRRKQAQLSELETQVGQLRDERTTLLTRLTDINKKCDDASVDHRILNANIETLRTKVKMAEDQVKRVTGLNPLLLARSNMPRMGMQYVAGQTDASSNVALPMQPNNNHFFHHSVPNTTSGAPHIQRLNNSCPDNNFGTNPQLANGTTNIGGVASVQQLTGNIPPIQHVQTQTGSTINPARDNKGVSQPVTKDNKKK; encoded by the exons ATGAATAGTATTTTCTCCGTCGATGATATATCCGACCTGTTATGGCAGGGTCCGATGCCGTCTCCGGCGATGACTAGGAGCCCGTCGGAGTGGGAGCTCGAGAAGTTTTTAGAAGAATTTCCTGCTCCTGCTTCCTCCTCTGCTACCGATAACCCCGTCTCTCGACCTTCCCTGGTATCGCAGTCGTCGACTTCTTCCAAGCCTCGGAATGTTGATGATGACGTGGTGGAGATCGGAAAGCCTGAAATTCCTCCTCTTCCTCTTTGTAATCGTCTTCAGCAGCCTTTGGATCGCGCACCATTGGATTCAACTGATTCGGATGAATACCGCGCTTTTCTCAAGTCGCAACTTCATCTTGCTTGCGCTGCTGCGGCCAAGTCTCGG GATTCGAGTGTAAAGCCTGAAGTTATTTCTTCTGTGGCTGAAGATCAAAGGATAGCTACCAAGAATTGTCAATTAGAATCACAAGTTTCTG GTGATGGGCCTAGGGGCCCTGAGGTCTCAAAGTCACAAAGTGAGGTGGATGGTGGATCAGTTAGCATTCCAGCATTATCTCCTATGCTGAGAATTCAAGAGGTATCCGTCCGGCAAACAACTAGTGGATCTTCAAGAGAAGATTCAGATGATGATGACCTTGAAGGAGATACAGAAACTAATGAGCAGCTGGGTCCTTCTGATGAAAAACGTGCAAGGAG GATGCAGTCAAATCGAGAGTCAGCCAGACGTTCAAGAAGAAGGAAACAAGCACAGTTGAGTGAACTTGAAACACAG GTTGGTCAACTGAGGGATGAACGCACGACGTTGCTAACGCGCTTAACAGACATAAATAAAAAGTGTGATGATGCTTCTGTTGATCATAGAATTTTGAATGCTAATATTGAAACCTTAAGGACAAAG GTAAAAATGGCAGAAGATCAAGTTAAACGAGTGACGGGTTTGAATCCATTGCTTCTAGCACGGTCCAACATGCCAAGAATGGGAATGCAATATGTGGCTGGACAAACTGATGCATCATCAAATGTTGCTCTGCCAATGCAGCCAAATAATAACCATTTCTTTCACCATTCAGTTCCTAATACTACCTCTGGTGCTCCACATATCCAGAGACTAAACAATAGCTGCCCAGACAACAATTTTGGTACAAATCCTCAACTTGCTAATGGAACAACTAACATCGGAGGAGTGGCTTCTGTGCAGCAGTTAACTGGTAATATTCCTCCCATTCAACATGTGCAAACGCAAACTGGTTCTACAATCAATCCGGCAAGAGACAACAAAGGGGTTTCTCAGCCAGTTACTAAAGATAACAAGAAGAAATGA
- the LOC136218207 gene encoding light-inducible protein CPRF2-like isoform X2, translating into MNSIFSVDDISDLLWQGPMPSPAMTRSPSEWELEKFLEEFPAPASSSATDNPVSRPSLVSQSSTSSKPRNVDDDVVEIGKPEIPPLPLCNRLQQPLDRAPLDSTDSDEYRAFLKSQLHLACAAAAKSRDSSVKPEVISSVAEDQRIATKNCQLESQVSGDGPRGPEVSKSQSEVDGGSVSIPALSPMLRIQEVSVRQTTSGSSREDSDDDDLEGDTETNEQLGPSDEKRARRMQSNRESARRSRRRKQAQLSELETQVGQLRDERTTLLTRLTDINKKCDDASVDHRILNANIETLRTKGHQKILYGVALAY; encoded by the exons ATGAATAGTATTTTCTCCGTCGATGATATATCCGACCTGTTATGGCAGGGTCCGATGCCGTCTCCGGCGATGACTAGGAGCCCGTCGGAGTGGGAGCTCGAGAAGTTTTTAGAAGAATTTCCTGCTCCTGCTTCCTCCTCTGCTACCGATAACCCCGTCTCTCGACCTTCCCTGGTATCGCAGTCGTCGACTTCTTCCAAGCCTCGGAATGTTGATGATGACGTGGTGGAGATCGGAAAGCCTGAAATTCCTCCTCTTCCTCTTTGTAATCGTCTTCAGCAGCCTTTGGATCGCGCACCATTGGATTCAACTGATTCGGATGAATACCGCGCTTTTCTCAAGTCGCAACTTCATCTTGCTTGCGCTGCTGCGGCCAAGTCTCGG GATTCGAGTGTAAAGCCTGAAGTTATTTCTTCTGTGGCTGAAGATCAAAGGATAGCTACCAAGAATTGTCAATTAGAATCACAAGTTTCTG GTGATGGGCCTAGGGGCCCTGAGGTCTCAAAGTCACAAAGTGAGGTGGATGGTGGATCAGTTAGCATTCCAGCATTATCTCCTATGCTGAGAATTCAAGAGGTATCCGTCCGGCAAACAACTAGTGGATCTTCAAGAGAAGATTCAGATGATGATGACCTTGAAGGAGATACAGAAACTAATGAGCAGCTGGGTCCTTCTGATGAAAAACGTGCAAGGAG GATGCAGTCAAATCGAGAGTCAGCCAGACGTTCAAGAAGAAGGAAACAAGCACAGTTGAGTGAACTTGAAACACAG GTTGGTCAACTGAGGGATGAACGCACGACGTTGCTAACGCGCTTAACAGACATAAATAAAAAGTGTGATGATGCTTCTGTTGATCATAGAATTTTGAATGCTAATATTGAAACCTTAAGGACAAAG GGCCATCAGAAAATCTTGTATGGTGTTGCATTAGCATATTGA